In Populus trichocarpa isolate Nisqually-1 chromosome 16, P.trichocarpa_v4.1, whole genome shotgun sequence, a genomic segment contains:
- the LOC7453592 gene encoding uncharacterized protein LOC7453592: MSANDDAFVAWEEHIICHERGSRVVHYHLKDTFGDLVLAVIGTERSIRHMTYVVSDEFLEAYGSNESINASTKWRARREVVDWLTSMVSNEGSPLHVSNAQINGSAQGSGSLGASMTGLCSSKTYLPVRMARSKLKVQNPHIKWSGAAWICAKELRHYPAFFRNGTTITVHSFVFIMAEEKSRYLGYLEDMYEDKKGRKKVKVRWFHHNQEVKGVIPQLNPHPQEVFITPNVQVINAEYIDCPATVLTPRHYDKCVAVVPHASTLGVHMCFRQFKNNKIKPFALTKLHGYSNQAILSALDGSIVPEQKVRYHNQYKEDDEELTHDNCTRVGSKRNRTSKEQDRLESRSDLRNWGCGNPIAKCKSRYPKLKLRLSKKTMGIEFVMPQSKCPAPFKVNEKIELLCQDSGIRGCWFRCKVLQASQKHLKVQYEDIQDVEGSGNLEEWVPSSRVAAPDKLGMRCFGRQTIRPHPQNHSAENVFEVGTPIDAWWSDGWWEGIAVGVDISGGDCLRVYLPGEGKFLAVPRKYTRSSRDWVDNKWVDVMAKPDILHYLSSDAISSIKLEAQGCDSAASLEHKVVKTSRLEAIEEDEPLPGSVLSYDLKNVKEVYLRQRPDVNEKDERKIHGGVDNDDVSGDCDGEEKANIAADGGGEENAGNNTGLLLEDDLKSVNKTSEAAKALEMINQVA, from the exons ATGTCTGCAAATGATGATGCTTTTGTGGCATGGGAGGAGCATATTATATGCCATGAACGTGGTAGCCGTGTGGTTCACTATCACTTGAAGGATACGTTTGGGGATTTAGTTCTTGCTGTTATAGGGACTGAGAGAAGCATAAGGCACATGACATATGTAGTTTCCGACGAGTTCTTGGAAGCCTATGGGTCCAACGAGTCCATCAATGCATCTACGAAATGGAGAGCCCGGCGAGAAGTTGTGGACTGGTTGACATCGATGGTATCAAATGAAGGATCCCCTCTACATGTTTCGA ATGCACAGATAAATGGCTCAGCTCAAGGTTCAGGCTCACTTGGAGCATCAATGACTGGATTGTGTTCTTCTAAAACCTATTTACCAGTTCGGATG GCTCGAAGCAAATTGAAGGTTCAGAATCCACACATTAAGTGGTCTGGTGCTGCATGGATATGTGCTAAAGAACTCAGGCACTACCCAGCCTTTTTTAGGAATGGGACTACCATAACT GTCCATTCCTTTGTGTTCATAATGGCTGAAGAAAAAAGCCGCTACCTTGGATACCTGGAAGATATGTATGAAGACAAGAAGGGGCGGAAAAAGGTAAAGGTGCGATGGTTTCACCACAACCAGGAAGTCAAGGGTGTAATTCCTCAACTGAATCCTCACCCCCAAGAAGTTTTTATCACACCTAATGTCCAAGTGATCAATGCAGAGTACATTGATTGCCCGGCAACAGTATTGACACCCAGGCATTATGATAAATGCGTGGCTGTTGTTCCACATGCATCAACGCTTGGTGTCCACATGTGCTTTAGGCAGTTTAAAAACAACAAGATCAAGCCATTTGCTCTTACTAAATTGCATGGATACTCTAATCAAGCAATCCTCTCTGCTTTGGATGGATCTATTGTCCCCGAGCAAAAGGTTAGGTACCATAATCAGTACAAGGAAGACGATGAAGAATTGACCCATGATAACTGTACCAGAGTGGGTAGCAAGAGAAATAGAACTTCCAAGGAGCAAGACAGACTTGAGAGTAGATCAGATCTCAGAAATTGGGGCTGTGGAAATCCGATAGCaaaatgtaaatcaagatacCCAAAACTGAAGCTACGGTTATCGAAGAAAACCATGGGCATTGAATTTGTTATGCCCCAGTCCAAATGTCCTGCTCCTTTCAAAGTGAATGAAAAGATAGAGCTGCTCTGCCAAGATAGTGGCATTCGAGGCTGCTGGTTTAGATGTAAGGTCTTGCAGGCCTCTCAGAAGCATCTGAAAGTCCAATATGAAGATATCCAGGATGTGGAGGGATCTGGAAATCTAGAG GAATGGGTCCCTTCTTCTAGAGTGGCTGCTCCTGATAAACTTGGCATGAGATGTTTTGGGCGCCAGACAATCCGGCCACATCCTCAGAATCATTCTGCTGAAAATGTTTTTGAGGTTGGAACACCAATTGATGCATGGTGGAGTGATGGGTGGTGGGAAGGCATTGCAGTGGGAGTAGACATCTCTGGAGGTGACTGTCTACGAGTTTACCTCCCTG GTGAAGGCAAGTTCCTGGCTGTCCCAAGGAAGTATACGAGGAGTTCCAGAGATTGGGTTGATAACAAATGGGTTGATGTAATGGCAAAGCCTGATATACTCCATTATCTATCCTCAGATGCCATTTCAAGCATCAAGCTCGAGGCACAAGGGTGTGATAGTGCTGCATCACTGGAGCACAAAGTTGTCAAAACTTCCAGACTTGAAGCTATTGAAGAAGATGAACCCTTACCTGGTTCAGTTTTGTCTTATGACCTCAAAAATGTAAAGGAGGTCTATTTGAGACAGAGGCCTGATGTAAATGAGAAGGATGAGCGAAAAATACATGGAGGTGTTGATAATGATGATGTTAGTGGTGATTGTGATGGTGAGGAGAAAGCTAACATTGCtgctgatggtggtggtgaagaGAATGCTGGGAATAACACTGGGTTGCTATTGGAGGATGATCTTAAATCTGTTAACAAGACAAGTGAAGCAGCGAAAGCTTTAGAAATGATCAACCAAGTTGCATGA